The following coding sequences lie in one Hydrogenophaga sp. PBL-H3 genomic window:
- a CDS encoding type B 50S ribosomal protein L31 — MKDGIHPNYREVCFQDLSNGFKFVTRSCANTKEMIKMEDGRELPLFKLDTSSESHPFYTGTQKSVDNMGGRVERFRNRYGKTTPAAK; from the coding sequence ATGAAAGACGGCATTCACCCCAACTACCGCGAAGTCTGCTTCCAGGACCTCTCCAATGGCTTCAAATTCGTGACCCGCTCCTGCGCGAACACGAAAGAGATGATCAAGATGGAAGACGGCCGCGAGCTGCCGCTGTTCAAGCTGGACACTTCCAGCGAATCGCACCCCTTCTACACCGGCACGCAGAAAAGCGTGGACAACATGGGTGGTCGTGTGGAGCGCTTCCGCAACCGTTACGGCAAGACGACTCCCGCTGCGAAGTAA
- the trxA gene encoding thioredoxin TrxA → MASDLIKHVSDASFQADVLEAQAPVLVDFWAEWCGPCKMIAPILDEVAGSYDGKLKIAKLNVDDNRDVPAKFGIRGIPTLMLFKDGQLAATKVGAMSKAQLTAFIDQQLA, encoded by the coding sequence ATGGCGAGCGACCTGATCAAACACGTTTCTGATGCAAGCTTTCAGGCCGATGTGCTGGAAGCGCAGGCGCCCGTCCTGGTTGACTTCTGGGCCGAATGGTGCGGCCCTTGCAAGATGATTGCCCCCATCCTTGACGAGGTGGCTGGCTCCTACGACGGCAAGCTCAAGATCGCCAAGCTCAATGTGGACGACAACCGCGACGTGCCGGCCAAGTTCGGCATTCGCGGCATCCCCACGCTGATGCTGTTCAAGGACGGTCAGCTGGCGGCCACCAAGGTTGGCGCCATGAGCAAGGCCCAGCTCACCGCCTTTATCGATCAGCAACTCGCCTGA
- the phoR gene encoding phosphate regulon sensor histidine kinase PhoR yields MTRRAIELLLLVALGAVLGWTQNSPGWTFAGALVGALAWTVVDGLRARSFLRWLNKADVARQPHLSGTWGEMVDRARKLIKKLEKKAQSSDARLEDFLAAIQASPNGVVLLDSAGRIEWSNLTAANHLGFDPQRDLGQYVRNMVRNPAFTAYLAGGDFNQEIQIDGIGPRPSQPSKISLQIHPYGKKRKLMLTRDVTAVQLAETMRRDFVANVSHEIRTPLTVLSGFVETMQSIPLEEADRTRYLGLMSQQAHRMQTLVSDLLTLSRLEGSPAPGPGEWIDSEELLTHVVQEAQGLTQAISTTLHKIEPIPGPSMWVSGAKTELLSAMSNLLSNAVRYTPGGGLIQTGWRLRSDGWGEFFVKDTGPGIAAEHLPRLTERFYRVDRSRSRETGGTGLGLAIVKHVAQRHGGHIDAESTVGEGSRFAIALPPNRVRERATG; encoded by the coding sequence ATGACCCGGCGCGCGATAGAGCTTCTGCTTCTGGTTGCACTGGGGGCAGTGCTGGGGTGGACGCAAAACTCACCTGGCTGGACGTTTGCCGGCGCGCTGGTCGGCGCCCTGGCCTGGACGGTTGTCGATGGCTTGCGGGCCCGCAGCTTTTTGCGCTGGCTCAACAAGGCCGACGTGGCCCGTCAGCCCCACCTTTCCGGCACCTGGGGCGAAATGGTGGATCGGGCGCGCAAGCTGATCAAGAAGCTTGAAAAAAAGGCGCAGAGCAGCGATGCCCGTCTGGAGGACTTTCTCGCCGCCATCCAGGCCTCGCCCAACGGCGTGGTGTTGCTGGATTCTGCTGGCCGGATCGAGTGGTCCAATCTCACGGCCGCCAACCATCTGGGCTTTGACCCGCAGCGCGATCTGGGCCAGTACGTGCGAAATATGGTGCGCAACCCGGCGTTCACCGCGTATCTGGCAGGCGGCGATTTCAACCAGGAGATTCAGATCGACGGGATCGGGCCGCGGCCCTCCCAGCCTTCCAAGATCTCGCTGCAGATTCACCCATATGGCAAGAAGCGCAAGCTCATGCTGACCCGCGATGTGACGGCGGTGCAATTGGCCGAAACCATGCGGCGGGACTTCGTGGCCAACGTCTCGCACGAGATTCGAACCCCACTGACTGTGCTCAGCGGTTTCGTGGAAACCATGCAGAGCATTCCGCTGGAAGAGGCCGATCGCACGCGCTATCTGGGTCTCATGAGTCAGCAGGCCCACCGCATGCAGACGCTGGTGAGCGACCTGCTCACGCTGTCGCGTCTCGAAGGCAGTCCCGCGCCTGGTCCGGGCGAGTGGATCGACAGCGAAGAACTGCTCACGCATGTTGTGCAGGAGGCGCAAGGCCTGACGCAGGCAATCTCCACCACACTGCACAAGATCGAACCCATACCCGGGCCTTCGATGTGGGTGTCTGGCGCCAAGACCGAACTGCTCAGTGCCATGTCCAACCTGCTCAGCAACGCGGTGCGCTACACACCCGGAGGGGGCCTCATCCAGACGGGCTGGCGGTTGCGATCCGACGGTTGGGGTGAATTCTTTGTGAAGGACACGGGACCCGGCATTGCCGCTGAGCATCTGCCACGCCTGACAGAGCGCTTTTACCGCGTGGACCGCAGCCGCTCCCGCGAGACCGGCGGTACCGGTCTGGGTCTGGCCATCGTGAAACACGTGGCGCAGCGCCATGGGGGACACATTGATGCCGAAAGTACCGTGGGAGAAGGCTCCCGGTTTGCGATTGCTTTGCCGCCCAACCGGGTGCGCGAGCGCGCCACCGGCTGA
- the rho gene encoding transcription termination factor Rho: MHLNELKALHVSEVLKQAEALEIENTGRMRKQELMFAIIKKRAKGGELVYADGVLEVLPDGFGFLRAPDTSYTASTDDIYISPSQIRRFNLHTGDMIEGEVRIPKDGERYFALNKLDKINGLPPEDNKHKIMFENLTPLFPKEQMRLERDIKSEENITGRVIDIIAPIGRGQRALIVAPPKSGKTVMMQHICHAISANHPEVVLMVLLVDERPEEVTEMQRTVRGEVIASTFDEPAARHVHVAEMVIERAKRLVELGKDVVIMLDSITRLARAYNNVLPSSGKVLTGGVDANALQRPKRFFGAARKIEEGGSLTIIATALVDTGSRMDEVIFEEFKGTGNCEIHLDRRLYEKRVFPSIQLNRSGTRREELLLQPEILQKTRILRQFMYNMDEIEAMEMVLKSMKSTKNNSEFFDMMRRGG; this comes from the coding sequence ATGCACCTCAACGAACTCAAGGCACTGCACGTGTCTGAAGTCCTCAAGCAGGCTGAAGCGCTTGAGATCGAAAACACCGGCCGCATGCGCAAGCAGGAGCTCATGTTCGCCATCATCAAGAAGCGCGCCAAGGGCGGTGAACTGGTATACGCCGACGGCGTGCTGGAAGTGCTGCCCGACGGCTTTGGCTTCCTGCGCGCGCCCGACACGAGCTACACCGCCAGCACCGACGACATCTACATCTCGCCCAGCCAGATCCGCCGCTTCAACCTGCACACCGGCGACATGATCGAGGGCGAGGTTCGCATTCCCAAGGATGGCGAGCGCTACTTCGCGCTCAACAAGCTCGACAAGATCAACGGCCTGCCCCCAGAGGACAACAAGCACAAGATCATGTTTGAGAACCTGACGCCGCTGTTCCCCAAGGAACAGATGCGCCTGGAACGCGACATCAAGAGCGAAGAGAACATCACCGGCCGCGTGATCGACATCATTGCGCCCATCGGCCGCGGGCAGCGCGCGCTGATCGTGGCACCACCCAAGAGCGGCAAGACGGTCATGATGCAGCACATCTGCCATGCCATCTCCGCCAACCACCCCGAGGTGGTGCTCATGGTGTTGCTGGTCGACGAGCGCCCGGAGGAAGTGACCGAGATGCAACGCACCGTGCGCGGCGAGGTCATCGCCTCCACCTTCGACGAACCCGCAGCACGGCACGTGCATGTGGCCGAAATGGTGATCGAGCGCGCCAAGCGCCTGGTCGAACTCGGCAAGGACGTGGTGATCATGCTCGACTCCATCACCCGCCTGGCCCGCGCCTACAACAACGTGCTGCCTTCCAGCGGCAAGGTGCTCACTGGCGGCGTGGACGCCAACGCCCTGCAACGTCCCAAGCGCTTCTTCGGAGCGGCCCGCAAGATCGAGGAAGGCGGCTCGCTGACCATCATCGCCACCGCGCTGGTCGACACAGGCTCGCGCATGGACGAAGTGATCTTTGAAGAGTTCAAGGGCACAGGCAACTGCGAAATCCACCTGGACCGCCGCCTGTACGAAAAACGCGTGTTCCCTTCGATCCAGCTCAACCGCAGCGGCACCCGCCGCGAAGAGTTGCTGCTGCAGCCCGAGATCCTGCAGAAAACCCGGATCCTGCGTCAGTTCATGTACAACATGGACGAGATCGAGGCCATGGAGATGGTGCTCAAGAGCATGAAATCCACCAAGAACAACTCCGAATTCTTCGACATGATGCGTCGGGGCGGCTGA